From the Fibrobacter sp. UWEL genome, one window contains:
- a CDS encoding polysaccharide biosynthesis/export family protein, which translates to MKRLSVLFCGAVALLMNGCVFAPQMRMDLPSDSAEFNGLTVRVHSIDQGDFGQTVAANGEQADDLGNLKELMVDSLPALEYRIGPLDMVQVVVWEHPELTSPMGQYQPAGQKVTTDGTLFYPYAGEIKVAGLTAQELRKEITTRLSNKILNDPQVDVRVTGYNSLRATVTGAVNRPGSISFSEAAMTLPLAVAAAGGFSEEADPAGIQLRRGNKVYSINYMDAFKNNLPLDRIVLNPDDQLFVPALSETQKENKVYVLGEVGRVGVVNLNHGSLSLVEALANAGGLQALNASASSIYVLRNSGEKQIDVFHLNGKNAMALAMADRFDLNPRDIVYVDASGLATWNRLVSLISPTEMGVYYGVLTGVNTNNLVHALKD; encoded by the coding sequence ATGAAACGTTTGAGCGTGTTGTTTTGCGGTGCTGTAGCCCTTCTCATGAATGGCTGCGTATTTGCTCCTCAGATGCGAATGGATCTTCCTTCAGATTCTGCTGAATTCAATGGACTGACTGTTCGAGTTCATTCTATTGATCAGGGAGACTTTGGCCAGACTGTCGCTGCCAATGGTGAACAGGCAGATGACCTTGGCAATCTGAAGGAATTGATGGTCGACTCTCTGCCGGCCCTGGAATATCGCATCGGTCCTCTGGATATGGTCCAGGTGGTGGTGTGGGAACATCCGGAACTGACTTCCCCTATGGGTCAGTATCAGCCGGCTGGCCAGAAGGTGACCACCGATGGCACACTCTTCTATCCTTATGCGGGTGAAATCAAGGTTGCCGGTCTTACCGCCCAGGAACTCCGCAAGGAAATTACGACCCGTCTTTCCAACAAGATCCTGAACGATCCCCAGGTGGACGTTCGTGTCACGGGTTATAATAGCCTCCGTGCAACAGTGACTGGTGCAGTGAACCGTCCGGGTTCCATCTCCTTCTCTGAAGCCGCAATGACCCTTCCCCTGGCAGTGGCTGCTGCAGGTGGCTTCTCCGAAGAGGCTGATCCCGCAGGCATCCAGCTCCGTCGTGGAAACAAGGTTTATAGCATCAACTACATGGACGCCTTCAAGAATAACTTGCCTCTGGATCGCATCGTCTTGAATCCGGATGACCAGCTGTTCGTTCCTGCTCTTTCTGAAACACAGAAGGAAAATAAGGTCTATGTGCTGGGTGAAGTTGGCCGCGTGGGTGTGGTGAACTTGAACCACGGTTCTCTGTCCCTGGTGGAAGCTTTGGCTAATGCCGGTGGTCTTCAGGCTTTGAACGCTTCTGCTAGCTCCATCTACGTTCTTCGTAACTCTGGTGAAAAGCAGATTGATGTCTTCCACCTGAATGGCAAGAATGCAATGGCTCTTGCAATGGCCGATCGTTTTGATCTGAACCCCCGTGATATCGTTTACGTGGACGCTTCTGGTCTCGCAACCTGGAACCGTCTGGTTAGCTTGATCTCCCCGACTGAAATGGGTGTCTACTACGGTGTCCTTACTGGTGTTAATACCAATAACTTGGTTCATGCTCTTAAGGATTAA
- a CDS encoding FISUMP domain-containing protein — MLTDGLASTRNVKDSELGSYLMKNAPKFEYGTLVDDRDGEIYCTVKIGNQVWMAENLRYVSIGGVADDDKGSFVYGEVESNVDKYGRLYTWDAALKVAPEGWHLPSDEEWGVLCDYLASLGEDLPGNAMKAASFWEEKYGLSVGTDSSGFAAVPAGGRYSMGYFHDAEHHAYFWTSDSEGREYAKYRSLCCRGGRVSCDYSYRTDAFSVRCVRDV; from the coding sequence ATGCTTACGGATGGTTTAGCCAGTACAAGAAATGTAAAAGATAGCGAGTTAGGTTCCTACCTGATGAAAAATGCTCCCAAGTTTGAATATGGAACCTTGGTGGACGATCGCGATGGCGAAATTTACTGTACCGTAAAGATTGGAAATCAAGTATGGATGGCTGAGAACCTCCGGTATGTCAGTATTGGCGGTGTGGCCGATGACGATAAGGGCAGCTTTGTCTATGGGGAGGTGGAATCCAACGTAGATAAGTATGGCCGCCTATACACATGGGACGCCGCCCTGAAGGTGGCACCCGAAGGCTGGCATCTACCCTCGGATGAGGAATGGGGCGTGCTTTGTGATTATTTGGCCTCTCTCGGGGAGGACCTTCCAGGAAATGCCATGAAGGCCGCTTCCTTCTGGGAAGAAAAGTATGGCTTGTCTGTAGGGACCGATTCTTCGGGCTTTGCGGCTGTACCTGCGGGTGGCCGCTACAGCATGGGGTACTTCCATGACGCTGAACATCACGCCTACTTCTGGACTTCAGACTCGGAAGGTCGTGAATATGCCAAATATCGCAGCCTCTGTTGCCGGGGAGGTCGGGTTAGTTGCGATTATTCCTACAGAACTGACGCATTTTCCGTACGCTGTGTCCGTGATGTCTAG
- the nadA gene encoding quinolinate synthase NadA, with amino-acid sequence MTAEELYNRLKTIQPGAVLCTYSMEKCEQMLPLINEINELKKERDAVILAHSYVAPEIILGVADYDGDSFKLSQDATKVNAKTIVFSAVRFMGETAKILNPTKDVLIPGPLTGCSLADSITGAEVRALREKYPDHTFVCYINTTADVKANCDVCVTSSNVMKIVSSLENDKIVFVPDGLMGQNLIDEMKKRNIKKEIVLHSGCCYVHETYDSELINFFRSQNPNLKVVSHPECHPGVALLSDYVGSTGQMVTYIKEQPENTPFLLLTECGLNARMQYEFPNKTFIGSCSMCKYMKSNSLENILETLRHPEAAQRVEMDEETRVAAKKCIDAMFYYAAK; translated from the coding sequence ATGACTGCAGAAGAACTTTACAATCGTCTTAAGACTATCCAGCCTGGCGCTGTCCTTTGCACCTACTCCATGGAAAAATGCGAGCAGATGCTCCCCCTCATCAACGAAATCAACGAACTGAAGAAGGAACGGGACGCCGTGATCCTGGCCCACAGTTACGTTGCCCCGGAAATCATCCTGGGTGTTGCCGATTACGACGGCGACAGCTTCAAACTGAGCCAGGACGCCACCAAGGTGAACGCCAAGACCATCGTGTTCTCCGCAGTGCGATTCATGGGCGAAACCGCAAAGATCCTGAACCCCACCAAGGACGTTCTGATCCCCGGCCCCCTCACCGGTTGTAGCCTGGCCGACTCCATTACCGGAGCCGAAGTCCGCGCCCTCCGCGAAAAGTATCCGGATCACACCTTCGTCTGCTACATCAACACCACCGCCGACGTGAAGGCAAACTGCGACGTTTGCGTCACCAGTTCCAACGTGATGAAGATCGTAAGCTCTCTGGAAAACGATAAGATCGTTTTTGTCCCCGATGGTCTCATGGGTCAGAATTTGATTGATGAAATGAAGAAGCGCAACATCAAGAAGGAAATCGTCCTCCATAGCGGTTGCTGCTATGTGCACGAAACCTACGATTCCGAACTGATCAACTTCTTCCGCAGCCAGAACCCGAATTTGAAGGTGGTGAGCCACCCCGAATGCCACCCGGGCGTAGCACTCCTTAGCGACTACGTGGGCAGCACCGGCCAGATGGTTACCTACATCAAGGAACAACCGGAAAACACCCCGTTCCTGCTCCTTACCGAATGCGGTCTGAACGCTCGTATGCAGTACGAGTTCCCCAACAAGACCTTCATCGGAAGCTGCAGCATGTGTAAGTACATGAAGTCCAACTCTCTTGAAAACATCCTGGAAACCCTCCGTCACCCGGAAGCAGCCCAGCGCGTTGAAATGGACGAAGAGACCCGCGTCGCCGCCAAGAAGTGCATTGACGCCATGTTCTATTACGCAGCGAAGTAG
- a CDS encoding zinc ribbon domain-containing protein, which translates to MYCSHCGEKNEDGVRFCKSCGTMLFQFAPPTMPYQSRPYPPADKDPQNVKDAKNVKDAPSKFRTPRIDLQSDETKLETSSVEVAKQSSINPFGDSIVIEDDAQNPFGETVESEEGSGNHWGARITMVLMLIAMLVTIFVNVGSKANLISEGNNSIYSIFTVIFLAGTILSGVLTLLFTLFSPYKNSKKIVFILIASVAGVVAETAAGAGGSAYVPAIVSTVVSVLLLIFNSGLAIKDTLDEEIDFGTTDTEVNNNPLL; encoded by the coding sequence ATGTACTGTTCCCATTGTGGCGAAAAGAATGAGGATGGCGTCCGCTTTTGCAAAAGCTGCGGAACCATGTTGTTCCAGTTTGCCCCTCCCACAATGCCCTACCAGAGTAGGCCTTATCCTCCCGCTGACAAGGATCCCCAAAACGTAAAGGATGCGAAGAACGTAAAGGACGCTCCCTCTAAGTTTAGGACTCCTCGAATTGACCTCCAGTCGGATGAAACGAAGCTGGAAACCTCCTCTGTGGAAGTTGCTAAGCAGAGCTCCATTAATCCCTTCGGCGATTCCATCGTTATTGAAGATGATGCCCAGAATCCTTTTGGCGAAACCGTTGAATCCGAAGAAGGTTCCGGAAATCACTGGGGCGCCCGCATTACCATGGTGCTGATGCTCATTGCAATGCTGGTGACAATCTTCGTGAATGTGGGGAGCAAGGCTAACCTGATTTCCGAAGGCAACAATTCGATTTATTCCATTTTCACAGTGATTTTCCTGGCGGGGACAATTCTCAGCGGCGTGCTGACCCTTCTCTTTACGCTGTTCAGCCCCTACAAGAATTCCAAGAAGATCGTGTTTATCCTGATCGCTTCCGTGGCTGGAGTCGTTGCTGAAACTGCTGCCGGAGCCGGTGGCAGTGCTTATGTTCCTGCAATCGTTTCCACTGTGGTATCCGTGTTGCTTTTGATTTTCAACAGCGGCCTTGCCATCAAGGATACCCTGGACGAAGAAATTGACTTCGGCACTACTGATACCGAAGTCAACAATAATCCCCTGCTGTAA
- a CDS encoding RNA helicase — MTEKNAVLLKDFLQTNKSGETPSSEELLESFLSWAEAKGTSLYPAQEEAILELLDGKNVILNTPTGSGKSMVALALHFDSLAHGRRSVYTCPIKALVNEKWMALCKEFGPENVGLSTGDATVNRDAPIICCTAEILANMALCEGEQSTISDVVMDEFHYYSDKERGVAWQVPLLTMPNTRFLLMSATVGATEFFEKEMTKHTGKESVTVRSTQRPVPLDFTYSEQELSNTVQRLVNEGKAPVYVVHFTQAAAASNAQNFMSLDLCSKEEKQAINEAIKEVRFSSPYGPDVKRWLKQGIGIHHAGLLPKYRILCEKLAQKGLLKVICGTDTLGVGVNVPIRTVLFTQLCKYSGDKTAILTARDFHQIAGRAGRKGFDDVGFVVAQAPEHVIENLKLEAKTKQTGKKFQKKKPPEHGYVPFDKSTYERLIQAAPEPLTSSFQVSHGMLLNILSRPTDGCRAMRNLLKDCHETAASKKKLEKRSFQLFRSLVEGHIIEFAPQVAPGYSKVRVNMDLQDDFSMNQPLSLYLLDTLPRLDKESPEYALDVITLCESIVENPEAILRIQQNKARNARMDELKAQGMEFNQRVEEVEKVEYPKPLRDFIYDTYNSFAETHPWVDVNVEPKSIVREMFENFTTFSGYIKQYGLQRMEAILLRHLNYVYKVLQQTVPESYKNEELHEMEDYLGDMIRRTDSSLLEEWEKMAHPEDYQKRMDAAGATELETAFGADKAAADITYDKKRFVKMVRQRIFQLMSALQKQAYGDVLDLLADDLAEGQMLVDGNGKPWTENGLMEIMAGYIAEHHTFRMDVEGRAIQHSIITYEGNKMHIQQMLQDEEDFNDWSIDFEIDLDECKEAGMPLIKMLRIGEA, encoded by the coding sequence ATGACCGAAAAAAATGCCGTCCTTTTGAAAGATTTCTTACAAACAAACAAATCTGGAGAAACTCCCTCTTCCGAAGAACTTCTGGAATCCTTCCTGAGTTGGGCGGAAGCCAAGGGAACAAGCCTTTATCCGGCCCAGGAAGAAGCAATTCTGGAACTTTTGGACGGGAAAAACGTCATTCTGAATACCCCCACTGGCTCCGGAAAGTCCATGGTGGCCCTGGCTCTACATTTTGATAGCCTGGCCCATGGCCGTCGAAGCGTCTACACCTGCCCCATCAAGGCCCTGGTCAATGAAAAATGGATGGCCCTCTGTAAGGAATTCGGCCCCGAAAATGTAGGCCTTTCCACCGGTGACGCCACCGTCAATCGTGACGCGCCTATTATCTGCTGTACCGCAGAAATTCTTGCCAATATGGCCCTCTGCGAAGGGGAACAGTCTACCATTTCCGACGTGGTCATGGACGAATTCCATTACTATTCCGACAAGGAACGCGGTGTAGCCTGGCAGGTTCCGCTTTTGACCATGCCCAACACCCGCTTTTTGCTCATGAGCGCAACCGTAGGCGCCACGGAATTTTTCGAGAAGGAAATGACCAAGCACACGGGCAAGGAATCCGTCACCGTGCGATCCACCCAGCGCCCGGTTCCCCTGGACTTCACCTACTCCGAACAGGAACTTTCCAACACGGTTCAGCGACTGGTGAACGAAGGCAAGGCCCCGGTCTACGTAGTTCACTTTACCCAGGCAGCGGCTGCCAGCAACGCCCAGAATTTCATGAGCCTTGACCTATGCAGCAAGGAAGAAAAGCAAGCGATTAACGAGGCCATCAAGGAAGTTCGTTTTAGTAGTCCCTATGGTCCCGACGTCAAACGCTGGCTAAAGCAGGGCATTGGCATCCATCATGCAGGCCTGCTGCCCAAATACAGAATCCTTTGCGAGAAGCTGGCACAGAAGGGATTGCTGAAAGTCATCTGCGGAACAGACACTCTGGGCGTAGGCGTGAACGTGCCTATCCGTACGGTGCTGTTCACCCAGCTTTGCAAATACAGCGGTGACAAGACAGCCATCCTTACAGCACGAGACTTCCACCAGATTGCAGGCCGCGCGGGACGTAAGGGATTTGACGATGTGGGATTCGTCGTAGCGCAAGCTCCCGAACACGTTATCGAGAACTTGAAGCTGGAAGCAAAGACGAAACAGACCGGCAAGAAATTCCAGAAGAAGAAACCTCCTGAACACGGTTACGTTCCCTTTGACAAGAGCACTTACGAACGTCTCATCCAGGCGGCTCCCGAACCGCTGACATCCAGCTTCCAGGTATCTCACGGCATGCTGTTGAACATCCTGAGTAGACCTACGGATGGCTGCCGCGCCATGCGCAACCTCCTGAAGGACTGTCACGAAACCGCGGCCAGCAAGAAGAAACTGGAGAAGCGATCCTTCCAGCTGTTCCGTTCCCTGGTGGAAGGCCACATTATTGAATTTGCCCCGCAGGTAGCCCCTGGCTACAGCAAGGTCCGGGTGAACATGGACCTGCAGGATGACTTCTCCATGAACCAGCCCCTGTCATTATACCTGCTGGATACGCTGCCCCGTCTGGACAAGGAAAGTCCGGAGTACGCCCTGGACGTCATTACTTTGTGCGAAAGCATTGTGGAAAATCCCGAAGCCATTTTACGCATCCAGCAGAACAAGGCCCGCAACGCCCGTATGGACGAACTGAAGGCGCAGGGAATGGAATTCAACCAGCGTGTGGAAGAAGTGGAAAAGGTGGAGTATCCCAAGCCCCTTCGGGATTTCATCTACGACACCTACAACAGCTTCGCGGAAACCCACCCGTGGGTAGATGTGAATGTGGAGCCCAAGTCCATCGTTCGAGAAATGTTCGAGAACTTCACCACCTTCAGCGGATACATCAAGCAGTACGGCCTCCAGCGCATGGAAGCCATCTTGTTGCGTCATCTGAACTATGTATACAAAGTTCTCCAGCAGACCGTTCCCGAAAGCTACAAGAACGAGGAACTTCACGAGATGGAAGACTACCTGGGCGATATGATTCGTCGTACGGACTCTAGCCTGCTGGAAGAATGGGAAAAGATGGCCCATCCGGAAGATTACCAGAAGCGCATGGACGCAGCAGGCGCCACCGAACTGGAAACCGCCTTCGGCGCAGACAAGGCCGCCGCCGACATTACCTACGACAAGAAGCGTTTCGTCAAGATGGTTCGCCAGCGCATTTTCCAGCTTATGAGCGCCTTGCAGAAACAAGCCTATGGCGATGTGCTAGACCTGCTGGCAGACGATCTTGCAGAAGGCCAGATGTTAGTGGACGGCAATGGAAAGCCCTGGACCGAAAACGGCCTGATGGAAATCATGGCAGGCTACATCGCAGAACACCACACGTTCCGTATGGACGTAGAAGGACGCGCCATTCAACATAGCATCATTACCTACGAAGGGAACAAGATGCACATCCAGCAAATGCTTCAGGACGAAGAAGATTTCAACGACTGGAGTATCGATTTTGAAATCGACCTGGACGAATGTAAGGAGGCAGGAATGCCTCTCATCAAGATGTTGAGAATCGGCGAAGCTTAA
- a CDS encoding carbon starvation protein A gives MITFLIGVAILIGGYFTYGKFVEHVFGPDDRKTPATENPDGVDRLVLPHWKNMLIQLLNIAGIGPVIGVILGIKFGAIVFILLPLGNVLGGAVHDYFSGMVSMRNNGYNVPALSRKFLGKGPSKIVMTLISVALILVGAVFTNTPAQLINTPILVGSHVSPTLFWVAVACIFIYYFLSTFFPIDKIIGRIYPVFGGLLILASLAILVGIAPNLNVLDNISFSDFGSNFNKHPAGQPILPMLFVTIACGIISGFHSTQSPLVARTEFSEKTGRQTFYGMMILEGLIGMIWAAGGMYIYHKFPELITGASGVKVLSTLVNDVLPFAPISVLVVVGVIVLAITSGDTSLRSLRLTIAELFGIDQASTKNRLLLTVPMFAICLAIIFWSNLDKEGFNILWNYFSWSNQLMAVCSLCVTVAYLRSKNKNFWIALLPCMFMVFITAFYILWVSPTNLKGAPVGFGLEYNTARALAVFIAVGLGVWLVKRGKKLTTMANFDPDKWNSEIDEKNKYQPK, from the coding sequence ATGATCACATTCCTGATTGGCGTGGCTATCCTCATTGGCGGCTACTTTACTTATGGAAAGTTCGTAGAACATGTGTTCGGCCCCGATGATCGCAAGACCCCCGCTACCGAAAACCCCGACGGCGTGGACCGCCTGGTTCTCCCTCATTGGAAGAACATGCTGATCCAGCTTTTGAACATTGCAGGTATCGGTCCTGTGATTGGCGTGATTCTGGGCATTAAGTTTGGTGCCATCGTCTTCATCCTTCTCCCTCTGGGAAACGTCTTGGGCGGTGCCGTCCATGACTACTTCAGCGGTATGGTGAGCATGCGTAACAACGGTTACAACGTGCCAGCTCTTTCCCGCAAGTTCCTGGGCAAGGGCCCCTCTAAAATTGTGATGACCTTGATTTCCGTGGCATTGATCCTGGTGGGCGCCGTATTTACCAATACTCCCGCACAGCTCATTAACACCCCCATCCTGGTGGGCAGTCATGTGTCTCCCACTCTGTTCTGGGTGGCTGTGGCTTGCATTTTCATCTACTACTTCCTGAGCACCTTCTTCCCCATCGATAAGATTATCGGCCGTATCTACCCCGTGTTTGGCGGTCTTCTGATTCTTGCATCCCTGGCAATTCTCGTGGGTATCGCCCCCAACCTAAACGTTCTGGACAACATCAGCTTTAGCGACTTTGGCAGCAACTTCAATAAGCATCCTGCAGGTCAGCCCATTCTTCCCATGCTGTTCGTCACCATTGCTTGCGGAATCATTAGCGGATTCCATAGCACCCAAAGTCCTCTGGTTGCCCGCACCGAATTTTCCGAAAAGACAGGCCGTCAGACCTTCTACGGCATGATGATTCTGGAAGGCCTCATTGGCATGATCTGGGCTGCCGGCGGCATGTACATCTACCACAAGTTCCCGGAACTGATTACTGGCGCAAGCGGCGTCAAGGTCCTGAGCACTCTGGTGAACGACGTTCTGCCCTTCGCACCCATTTCCGTCCTGGTGGTCGTCGGCGTAATCGTTTTGGCAATCACCAGTGGTGATACCAGCCTTCGCAGCCTTCGCCTGACCATTGCAGAACTGTTCGGCATCGATCAGGCTTCTACCAAGAATCGCCTGCTGTTGACAGTCCCCATGTTCGCTATCTGCCTGGCCATTATTTTCTGGAGCAACCTGGACAAGGAAGGCTTCAACATCCTGTGGAATTACTTCAGCTGGAGTAACCAGCTCATGGCCGTCTGTAGCCTTTGCGTTACCGTGGCTTATCTTCGTAGCAAGAACAAAAATTTCTGGATTGCACTTCTGCCTTGCATGTTCATGGTGTTCATCACCGCCTTCTATATTCTGTGGGTGAGCCCCACTAACCTGAAGGGCGCTCCCGTTGGATTCGGCCTGGAATACAACACCGCAAGAGCCTTGGCAGTCTTTATCGCCGTTGGCCTTGGCGTGTGGCTTGTGAAGCGCGGCAAGAAATTGACCACCATGGCCAACTTCGATCCGGACAAGTGGAACTCCGAAATCGACGAAAAGAACAAGTACCAGCCGAAATAA
- a CDS encoding DUF6588 family protein has translation MKKLAKLSSIVALLASAASFAMDDQGWASTYESLAAFDSKIPVYGNRPGYVKPIITNLGNVLNSNWFVSAEVAKSISFEAGLPISIIPINDDDRSFKEKNALGVATDNPTIFGENHDMTQPYDGRVYGNETLNGLGVFTYPYLQIGASMFHARAVLRWMMLPAISELRGFSDFGFGLQYSFGHFFQYMLPPAAQGLNVSLGFGYNTSSISYRPEDYKGQLDLDISTLNISLILGYKPVKFVEVMMSLGYQSAEMASSGKLTCMALDKNTGLTSAFYGQTINPDLTVKGNNGFRFGLEVAFHLGASFNPVVGLDYAGKTSYTTNILYFKQQFGTDKTPDEIAKEKGYVRGGNPEPAEDKNASVREKADEAYEEMNEEE, from the coding sequence ATGAAAAAGCTCGCAAAACTTTCTTCTATCGTCGCCCTTCTCGCTTCCGCAGCATCTTTCGCTATGGACGACCAGGGCTGGGCATCCACCTATGAATCCCTGGCTGCATTCGACAGCAAGATTCCCGTATACGGCAACCGTCCCGGTTACGTAAAGCCCATCATCACCAATCTGGGCAACGTACTGAACAGCAACTGGTTCGTAAGCGCAGAAGTGGCCAAGAGCATTAGCTTTGAAGCGGGCCTTCCCATCTCCATCATTCCTATTAACGATGATGACCGCTCTTTCAAGGAAAAGAATGCATTGGGCGTAGCCACAGACAATCCCACCATCTTCGGCGAAAACCACGATATGACACAGCCCTATGATGGTCGCGTCTATGGTAATGAAACCTTGAACGGTCTGGGCGTATTTACTTATCCGTACCTGCAGATTGGTGCTAGCATGTTCCACGCCCGCGCAGTCCTTCGCTGGATGATGCTTCCCGCCATTAGCGAACTTCGCGGTTTCAGCGATTTCGGTTTCGGCCTGCAATATAGCTTTGGTCATTTCTTCCAGTACATGCTTCCCCCTGCGGCACAGGGCCTGAACGTAAGCCTTGGCTTTGGATACAACACCAGCAGCATTAGCTACCGTCCCGAAGATTACAAGGGCCAGCTGGATCTGGACATCTCCACGCTAAACATCTCCCTCATTCTCGGTTACAAGCCTGTTAAGTTTGTTGAAGTGATGATGTCTCTGGGATACCAGTCTGCTGAAATGGCTTCCAGCGGAAAGCTGACCTGTATGGCTCTGGACAAGAACACAGGACTTACAAGCGCCTTCTACGGCCAGACCATCAATCCCGACTTAACCGTCAAGGGCAACAACGGCTTCCGTTTCGGTCTTGAAGTCGCATTCCATCTGGGCGCATCCTTCAACCCTGTGGTGGGCTTGGATTACGCAGGCAAGACCAGCTACACCACCAACATCCTTTACTTCAAGCAGCAATTCGGCACCGACAAGACTCCGGATGAAATTGCCAAGGAAAAGGGCTACGTTCGCGGAGGCAATCCTGAACCCGCCGAAGACAAGAACGCAAGTGTACGTGAAAAGGCAGATGAAGCCTACGAAGAAATGAACGAAGAAGAATAA
- a CDS encoding low molecular weight protein-tyrosine-phosphatase — protein sequence MKNILVICTGNICRSPTGEYLLKKELGPDFNVMSAGLGALVDHPAHETSQKIAMEHGVDMSAHRARQINLDILKWADLVLTMENGHKQELLAKYPFLEGKVFRYGDPQRVDVPDPYRRPESAFVLAWNFISKLTPYWVEKIKQSEQK from the coding sequence ATGAAAAATATTCTTGTAATTTGTACAGGCAACATTTGCCGTAGTCCTACAGGCGAATACCTCTTGAAAAAGGAGCTTGGTCCGGACTTCAACGTCATGAGCGCAGGTCTTGGCGCCTTGGTGGATCATCCCGCCCACGAAACCAGTCAGAAGATTGCTATGGAACATGGTGTGGATATGAGCGCCCACCGCGCCCGCCAGATCAACCTGGACATCTTGAAGTGGGCTGACCTGGTCCTGACGATGGAAAATGGCCATAAGCAGGAACTTCTTGCCAAGTATCCCTTCCTGGAGGGTAAGGTTTTCCGTTATGGCGATCCGCAGAGGGTCGATGTACCTGACCCGTACCGTCGTCCGGAAAGTGCTTTTGTCCTGGCTTGGAATTTTATCTCGAAGTTGACCCCGTATTGGGTCGAAAAGATTAAACAAAGCGAACAAAAATAA
- a CDS encoding outer membrane beta-barrel protein — protein MKKIASILLLLAGLFCTQAWAEDYWPKSYFVKAGFNVAYSNGDLNERAISLEDTTGEKMKVYPPDLSLIPSPEIELGVNMRFFSLAVTFQYSSLSESLTDYEDPDPTAISLWRFGFEFTYNLNWPEDFQVGLGLGYSYTTIYVGNSAYMDGESYRSRLLGSGVGFILNAHYYFTDHIAVVPSVKIYENWFKNVYTGPSELCDLDPYKWQTFFTAGLSIQYQF, from the coding sequence ATGAAGAAAATCGCATCCATTCTCTTGTTGCTTGCAGGTCTGTTCTGTACGCAAGCCTGGGCTGAAGATTACTGGCCCAAGTCCTACTTCGTGAAGGCAGGTTTTAACGTTGCCTACAGCAACGGGGACTTGAACGAACGGGCCATCTCTCTGGAAGATACCACTGGCGAGAAGATGAAAGTATATCCTCCCGACTTAAGCCTCATTCCCTCTCCGGAAATTGAGCTTGGCGTGAACATGCGTTTCTTCTCTCTTGCAGTAACGTTCCAATACTCCTCGCTCTCCGAAAGCTTAACCGATTACGAAGATCCAGACCCCACCGCCATTTCCCTGTGGCGTTTCGGTTTTGAGTTTACCTACAACCTCAACTGGCCGGAAGATTTCCAGGTGGGACTCGGTCTCGGTTATTCCTATACCACTATTTACGTCGGTAATTCAGCTTATATGGACGGTGAATCATACCGTTCCCGACTGCTTGGTTCCGGCGTTGGCTTTATCTTGAACGCCCATTATTACTTTACAGATCACATCGCCGTTGTACCCTCTGTAAAAATCTACGAGAACTGGTTCAAGAACGTCTACACTGGGCCCTCTGAGCTTTGCGATCTGGATCCCTACAAGTGGCAAACCTTCTTTACCGCTGGTCTTTCCATCCAGTACCAATTCTAA